One Capsicum annuum cultivar UCD-10X-F1 chromosome 2, UCD10Xv1.1, whole genome shotgun sequence genomic window carries:
- the LOC107860036 gene encoding NADPH-dependent diflavin oxidoreductase 1 isoform X1, translating into MVMEEKAKKLLILYASETGNAIDAAERLGREGERRGCPVSLLSIDDFDPSSLPEQEIVIFVVSTTGQGDNPDSIKVFWKFLLQRSLTQNWLSRVNYAVFGLGDSSYQKYNFVAKKLDKRLSDLGATAVVERGLGDDQHPSGYEGALDPWLSTLWKALYQRDPKLFPKGPELMTSNKSLMDQPKVQITYHDVAEGTLSIPDVKLLEMQIESTRFILPGKLSGKYRPDCFLKMVKNEPLSKAGCRKDVRHFEFEAVSSTVEYEVGDVVHILPGQDAAAVDAFIKRCNLDPESYIRVQPKDKENDQSYDLRNALKVPVRLKTFVELAMDVASASPRRYFFEVMSYFASAEHEKERLQYFASPEGRDDLYEYNQKERRTVLEVLEDFPSVQMPFEWLVQLVPPLKTRAFSISSSHSAHPNQVHLTVSVVSWTTPYNRKRTGLCSSWLAVLDPQKRVLIPAWFQKGSLPSPSPSLPLILVGPGTGCAPFRGFVEERALQSRSGSTAPILFFFGCRNEENDFLYRDFWLFHSQKGGVLSEEKGGGFFAAFSRDQQQKVYVQHKMREQSFKIWNLLTEGAAVYVAGSANKMPSDVLLAFEEIVSKEGGVPKEAAVRWLRALEKAGKYHVEAWS; encoded by the exons ATGGTGATGGAGGAGAAGGCAAAGAAGCTATTAATTTTATATGCATCTGAAACTGGTAACGCTATAGACGCCGCCGAGCGTCTTGGCCGTGAAGGTGAACGCAGAGGATGCCCTGTCTCATTGCTCTCAATTGACGATTTTGACCCT agtTCCCTACCGGAGCAGGAAATTGTAATCTTTGTGGTCTCAACTACAGGTCAAGGTGATAATCCAGATTCTATTAAG GTGTTTTGGAAGTTTCTCTTGCAAAGGAGTCTTACACAGAATTGGCTTAGCAGAGTGAACTATGCTGTGTTTGGTTTGGGTGATTCGAGCTACCAGAAATATAAT TTTGTTGCAAAGAAACTTGACAAAAGACTTTCAGATCTTGGTGCGACAGCAGTGGTGGAAAGAGGTCTGGGAGATGATCAGCATCCTTCAGG GTATGAAGGTGCTCTGGATCCTTGGCTGTCCACCTTGTGGAAAGCATTATACCAAAGAGATCCGAAATTATTCCCTAAAggtccagaattgatgacttcaAATAAGAGTTTGATGGATCAACCTAAAGTACAAATTACATATCATGATGTTGCCGAAGGGACTTTATCTATCCCAG ATGTCAAGCTTCTCGAGATGCAGATTGAGAGTACGCGCTTCATATTGCCAGGAAAACTTTCTGGAAAGTACAGACCTGATTGCTTCTTAAAAATG GTTAAAAATGAGCCGTTAAGTAAAGCTGGCTGTAGGAAAGATGTCCGCCATTTTGAATTTGAAGCTGTTTCATCT ACTGTTGAGTATGAGGTTGGTGATGTTGTTCATATTCTCCCTGGCCAAGATGCTGCAGCTGTTGATGCTTTCATAAAGCGCTGTAATTTGGACCCTGAATCATATATCCGA GTTCAGCCAAAAGATAAAGAAAACGATCAAAGTTATGATTTGAGAAATGCATTGAAGGTCCCTGTAAGATTGAAAACTTTTGTTGAACTGGCAATGGATGTTGCATCAGCTTCCCCAAGACGATATTTCTTTGAG GTTATGAGTTATTTTGCCTCTGCCGAACATGAGAAGGAGAGGCTTCAGTACTTTGCCTCACCAGAAGGAAGAGATGATCTTTATGAGTACAATCAGAAGGAACGAAGAACTGTGTTGGAG GTATTGGAGGATTTTCCATCCGTTCAGATGCCATTTGAATGGTTGGTTCAGTTGGTACCTCCTCTAAAAACTAGGGCTTTTTCCATATCTTCTTCTCATTCAGCTCATCCAAACCAAGTGCATTTAACAGTTAGTGTGGTGTCGTGGACAACACCTTATAACAGGAAGCGCACAGGTCTTTGCTCGTCATGGCTAGCTGTACTTGATCCTCAGAAAA GAGTCCTCATCCCGGCATGGTTTCAAAAAGGTTCTCTTCCTTCCCCTTCACCTTCACTTCCTCTAATTCTAGTTGGACCTGGCACAGGGTGTGCACCTTTTCGTGGATTTGTGGAGGAAAGAGCCCTTCAGAGTCGATCCGGTTCAACTGCTcctattcttttcttctttggttgtAGAAATGAAGAAAATGACTTCTTGTACCGAGATTTTTGGCTGTTTCATTCACAAAAGGGTGGAGTTCTTTCTGAAGAAAAAGGTGGCGGCTTTTTTGCTGCCTTCTCCAGAGACCAGCAACAGAAGGTTTATGTGCAGCATAAAATGAGAGAACAAAGCTTTAAGATATGGAATCTATTAACCGAGGGGGCGGCTGTGTATGTCGCGGGCTCTGCCAATAAAATGCCTTCTGATGTGCTGTTGGCATTTGAAGAAATTGTATCTAAAGAAGGCGGGGTTCCAAAGGAAGCTGCTGTGAGGTGGCTTAGGGCATTGGAAAAGGCAGGGAAGTATCATGTTGAGGCATGGTCTTAA
- the LOC107860036 gene encoding NADPH-dependent diflavin oxidoreductase 1 isoform X3 yields the protein MRRRGFSTLPHQKEEMIFMSTIRRNEELCWRYYSLRRHTKKQEVGPVLLEAKLVLEDFPSVQMPFEWLVQLVPPLKTRAFSISSSHSAHPNQVHLTVSVVSWTTPYNRKRTGLCSSWLAVLDPQKRVLIPAWFQKGSLPSPSPSLPLILVGPGTGCAPFRGFVEERALQSRSGSTAPILFFFGCRNEENDFLYRDFWLFHSQKGGVLSEEKGGGFFAAFSRDQQQKVYVQHKMREQSFKIWNLLTEGAAVYVAGSANKMPSDVLLAFEEIVSKEGGVPKEAAVRWLRALEKAGKYHVEAWS from the exons ATGAGAAGGAGAGGCTTCAGTACTTTGCCTCACCAGAAGGAAGAGATGATCTTTATGAGTACAATCAGAAGGAACGAAGAACTGTGTTGGAG GTACTATAGTTTAAGAAGACATACTAAGAAGCAAGAAGTTGGCCCAGTTCTTTTGGAAGCAAAACTG GTATTGGAGGATTTTCCATCCGTTCAGATGCCATTTGAATGGTTGGTTCAGTTGGTACCTCCTCTAAAAACTAGGGCTTTTTCCATATCTTCTTCTCATTCAGCTCATCCAAACCAAGTGCATTTAACAGTTAGTGTGGTGTCGTGGACAACACCTTATAACAGGAAGCGCACAGGTCTTTGCTCGTCATGGCTAGCTGTACTTGATCCTCAGAAAA GAGTCCTCATCCCGGCATGGTTTCAAAAAGGTTCTCTTCCTTCCCCTTCACCTTCACTTCCTCTAATTCTAGTTGGACCTGGCACAGGGTGTGCACCTTTTCGTGGATTTGTGGAGGAAAGAGCCCTTCAGAGTCGATCCGGTTCAACTGCTcctattcttttcttctttggttgtAGAAATGAAGAAAATGACTTCTTGTACCGAGATTTTTGGCTGTTTCATTCACAAAAGGGTGGAGTTCTTTCTGAAGAAAAAGGTGGCGGCTTTTTTGCTGCCTTCTCCAGAGACCAGCAACAGAAGGTTTATGTGCAGCATAAAATGAGAGAACAAAGCTTTAAGATATGGAATCTATTAACCGAGGGGGCGGCTGTGTATGTCGCGGGCTCTGCCAATAAAATGCCTTCTGATGTGCTGTTGGCATTTGAAGAAATTGTATCTAAAGAAGGCGGGGTTCCAAAGGAAGCTGCTGTGAGGTGGCTTAGGGCATTGGAAAAGGCAGGGAAGTATCATGTTGAGGCATGGTCTTAA
- the LOC107860036 gene encoding NADPH-dependent diflavin oxidoreductase 1 (The RefSeq protein has 1 substitution compared to this genomic sequence): MVMEEKAKKLLILYASETGNAIDAAERLGREGERRGCPVSLLSIDDFDPSSLPEQEIVIFVVSTTGQGDNPDSIKVFWKFLLQRSLTQNWLSRVNYAVFGLGDSSYQKYNFVAKKLDKRLSDLGATAVVERGLGDDQHPSGYEGALDPWLSTLWKALYQRDPKLFPKGPELMTSNKSLMDQPKVQITYHDVAEGTLSIPDVKLLEMQIESTRFILPGKLSGKYRPDCFLKMVKNEPLSKAGCRKDVRHFEFEAVSSVSDYEVGDVVHILPGQDAAAVDAFIKRCNLDPESYIRVQPKDKENDQSYDLRNALKVPVRLKTFVELAMDVASASPRRYFFEVMSYFASAEHEKERLQYFASPEGRDDLYEYNQKERRTVLEVLEDFPSVQMPFEWLVQLVPPLKTRAFSISSSHSAHPNQVHLTVSVVSWTTPYNRKRTGLCSSWLAVLDPQKSVLIPAWFQKGSLPSPSPSLPLILVGPGTGCAPFRGFVEERALQSRSGSTAPILFFFGCRNEENDFLYRDFWLFHSQKGGVLSEEKGGGFFAAFSRDQQQKVYVQHKMREQSFKIWNLLTEGAAVYVAGSANKMPSDVLLAFEEIVSKEGGVPKEAAVRWLRALEKAGKYHVEAWS; encoded by the exons ATGGTGATGGAGGAGAAGGCAAAGAAGCTATTAATTTTATATGCATCTGAAACTGGTAACGCTATAGACGCCGCCGAGCGTCTTGGCCGTGAAGGTGAACGCAGAGGATGCCCTGTCTCATTGCTCTCAATTGACGATTTTGACCCT agtTCCCTACCGGAGCAGGAAATTGTAATCTTTGTGGTCTCAACTACAGGTCAAGGTGATAATCCAGATTCTATTAAG GTGTTTTGGAAGTTTCTCTTGCAAAGGAGTCTTACACAGAATTGGCTTAGCAGAGTGAACTATGCTGTGTTTGGTTTGGGTGATTCGAGCTACCAGAAATATAAT TTTGTTGCAAAGAAACTTGACAAAAGACTTTCAGATCTTGGTGCGACAGCAGTGGTGGAAAGAGGTCTGGGAGATGATCAGCATCCTTCAGG GTATGAAGGTGCTCTGGATCCTTGGCTGTCCACCTTGTGGAAAGCATTATACCAAAGAGATCCGAAATTATTCCCTAAAggtccagaattgatgacttcaAATAAGAGTTTGATGGATCAACCTAAAGTACAAATTACATATCATGATGTTGCCGAAGGGACTTTATCTATCCCAG ATGTCAAGCTTCTCGAGATGCAGATTGAGAGTACGCGCTTCATATTGCCAGGAAAACTTTCTGGAAAGTACAGACCTGATTGCTTCTTAAAAATG GTTAAAAATGAGCCGTTAAGTAAAGCTGGCTGTAGGAAAGATGTCCGCCATTTTGAATTTGAAGCTGTTTCATCTGTAAGTGAT TATGAGGTTGGTGATGTTGTTCATATTCTCCCTGGCCAAGATGCTGCAGCTGTTGATGCTTTCATAAAGCGCTGTAATTTGGACCCTGAATCATATATCCGA GTTCAGCCAAAAGATAAAGAAAACGATCAAAGTTATGATTTGAGAAATGCATTGAAGGTCCCTGTAAGATTGAAAACTTTTGTTGAACTGGCAATGGATGTTGCATCAGCTTCCCCAAGACGATATTTCTTTGAG GTTATGAGTTATTTTGCCTCTGCCGAACATGAGAAGGAGAGGCTTCAGTACTTTGCCTCACCAGAAGGAAGAGATGATCTTTATGAGTACAATCAGAAGGAACGAAGAACTGTGTTGGAG GTATTGGAGGATTTTCCATCCGTTCAGATGCCATTTGAATGGTTGGTTCAGTTGGTACCTCCTCTAAAAACTAGGGCTTTTTCCATATCTTCTTCTCATTCAGCTCATCCAAACCAAGTGCATTTAACAGTTAGTGTGGTGTCGTGGACAACACCTTATAACAGGAAGCGCACAGGTCTTTGCTCGTCATGGCTAGCTGTACTTGATCCTCAGAAAA GAGTCCTCATCCCGGCATGGTTTCAAAAAGGTTCTCTTCCTTCCCCTTCACCTTCACTTCCTCTAATTCTAGTTGGACCTGGCACAGGGTGTGCACCTTTTCGTGGATTTGTGGAGGAAAGAGCCCTTCAGAGTCGATCCGGTTCAACTGCTcctattcttttcttctttggttgtAGAAATGAAGAAAATGACTTCTTGTACCGAGATTTTTGGCTGTTTCATTCACAAAAGGGTGGAGTTCTTTCTGAAGAAAAAGGTGGCGGCTTTTTTGCTGCCTTCTCCAGAGACCAGCAACAGAAGGTTTATGTGCAGCATAAAATGAGAGAACAAAGCTTTAAGATATGGAATCTATTAACCGAGGGGGCGGCTGTGTATGTCGCGGGCTCTGCCAATAAAATGCCTTCTGATGTGCTGTTGGCATTTGAAGAAATTGTATCTAAAGAAGGCGGGGTTCCAAAGGAAGCTGCTGTGAGGTGGCTTAGGGCATTGGAAAAGGCAGGGAAGTATCATGTTGAGGCATGGTCTTAA
- the LOC107860036 gene encoding NADPH-dependent diflavin oxidoreductase 1 isoform X2: MVMEEKAKKLLILYASETGNAIDAAERLGREGERRGCPVSLLSIDDFDPSSLPEQEIVIFVVSTTGQGDNPDSIKVFWKFLLQRSLTQNWLSRVNYAVFGLGDSSYQKYNFVAKKLDKRLSDLGATAVVERGLGDDQHPSGYEGALDPWLSTLWKALYQRDPKLFPKGPELMTSNKSLMDQPKVQITYHDVAEGTLSIPDVKLLEMQIESTRFILPGKLSGKYRPDCFLKMVKNEPLSKAGCRKDVRHFEFEAVSSTVEYEVGDVVHILPGQDAAAVDAFIKRCNLDPESYIRVQPKDKENDQSYDLRNALKVPVRLKTFVELAMDVASASPRRYFFEVMSYFASAEHEKERLQYFASPEGRDDLYEYNQKERRTVLEVLEDFPSVQMPFEWKRTGLCSSWLAVLDPQKRVLIPAWFQKGSLPSPSPSLPLILVGPGTGCAPFRGFVEERALQSRSGSTAPILFFFGCRNEENDFLYRDFWLFHSQKGGVLSEEKGGGFFAAFSRDQQQKVYVQHKMREQSFKIWNLLTEGAAVYVAGSANKMPSDVLLAFEEIVSKEGGVPKEAAVRWLRALEKAGKYHVEAWS, encoded by the exons ATGGTGATGGAGGAGAAGGCAAAGAAGCTATTAATTTTATATGCATCTGAAACTGGTAACGCTATAGACGCCGCCGAGCGTCTTGGCCGTGAAGGTGAACGCAGAGGATGCCCTGTCTCATTGCTCTCAATTGACGATTTTGACCCT agtTCCCTACCGGAGCAGGAAATTGTAATCTTTGTGGTCTCAACTACAGGTCAAGGTGATAATCCAGATTCTATTAAG GTGTTTTGGAAGTTTCTCTTGCAAAGGAGTCTTACACAGAATTGGCTTAGCAGAGTGAACTATGCTGTGTTTGGTTTGGGTGATTCGAGCTACCAGAAATATAAT TTTGTTGCAAAGAAACTTGACAAAAGACTTTCAGATCTTGGTGCGACAGCAGTGGTGGAAAGAGGTCTGGGAGATGATCAGCATCCTTCAGG GTATGAAGGTGCTCTGGATCCTTGGCTGTCCACCTTGTGGAAAGCATTATACCAAAGAGATCCGAAATTATTCCCTAAAggtccagaattgatgacttcaAATAAGAGTTTGATGGATCAACCTAAAGTACAAATTACATATCATGATGTTGCCGAAGGGACTTTATCTATCCCAG ATGTCAAGCTTCTCGAGATGCAGATTGAGAGTACGCGCTTCATATTGCCAGGAAAACTTTCTGGAAAGTACAGACCTGATTGCTTCTTAAAAATG GTTAAAAATGAGCCGTTAAGTAAAGCTGGCTGTAGGAAAGATGTCCGCCATTTTGAATTTGAAGCTGTTTCATCT ACTGTTGAGTATGAGGTTGGTGATGTTGTTCATATTCTCCCTGGCCAAGATGCTGCAGCTGTTGATGCTTTCATAAAGCGCTGTAATTTGGACCCTGAATCATATATCCGA GTTCAGCCAAAAGATAAAGAAAACGATCAAAGTTATGATTTGAGAAATGCATTGAAGGTCCCTGTAAGATTGAAAACTTTTGTTGAACTGGCAATGGATGTTGCATCAGCTTCCCCAAGACGATATTTCTTTGAG GTTATGAGTTATTTTGCCTCTGCCGAACATGAGAAGGAGAGGCTTCAGTACTTTGCCTCACCAGAAGGAAGAGATGATCTTTATGAGTACAATCAGAAGGAACGAAGAACTGTGTTGGAG GTATTGGAGGATTTTCCATCCGTTCAGATGCCATTTGAATG GAAGCGCACAGGTCTTTGCTCGTCATGGCTAGCTGTACTTGATCCTCAGAAAA GAGTCCTCATCCCGGCATGGTTTCAAAAAGGTTCTCTTCCTTCCCCTTCACCTTCACTTCCTCTAATTCTAGTTGGACCTGGCACAGGGTGTGCACCTTTTCGTGGATTTGTGGAGGAAAGAGCCCTTCAGAGTCGATCCGGTTCAACTGCTcctattcttttcttctttggttgtAGAAATGAAGAAAATGACTTCTTGTACCGAGATTTTTGGCTGTTTCATTCACAAAAGGGTGGAGTTCTTTCTGAAGAAAAAGGTGGCGGCTTTTTTGCTGCCTTCTCCAGAGACCAGCAACAGAAGGTTTATGTGCAGCATAAAATGAGAGAACAAAGCTTTAAGATATGGAATCTATTAACCGAGGGGGCGGCTGTGTATGTCGCGGGCTCTGCCAATAAAATGCCTTCTGATGTGCTGTTGGCATTTGAAGAAATTGTATCTAAAGAAGGCGGGGTTCCAAAGGAAGCTGCTGTGAGGTGGCTTAGGGCATTGGAAAAGGCAGGGAAGTATCATGTTGAGGCATGGTCTTAA
- the LOC107860036 gene encoding NADPH-dependent diflavin oxidoreductase 1 isoform X5: MRRRGFSTLPHQKEEMIFMSTIRRNEELCWRYWRIFHPFRCHLNGWFSWKRTGLCSSWLAVLDPQKRVLIPAWFQKGSLPSPSPSLPLILVGPGTGCAPFRGFVEERALQSRSGSTAPILFFFGCRNEENDFLYRDFWLFHSQKGGVLSEEKGGGFFAAFSRDQQQKVYVQHKMREQSFKIWNLLTEGAAVYVAGSANKMPSDVLLAFEEIVSKEGGVPKEAAVRWLRALEKAGKYHVEAWS, encoded by the exons ATGAGAAGGAGAGGCTTCAGTACTTTGCCTCACCAGAAGGAAGAGATGATCTTTATGAGTACAATCAGAAGGAACGAAGAACTGTGTTGGAG GTATTGGAGGATTTTCCATCCGTTCAGATGCCATTTGAATGGTTGGTTCAGTTG GAAGCGCACAGGTCTTTGCTCGTCATGGCTAGCTGTACTTGATCCTCAGAAAA GAGTCCTCATCCCGGCATGGTTTCAAAAAGGTTCTCTTCCTTCCCCTTCACCTTCACTTCCTCTAATTCTAGTTGGACCTGGCACAGGGTGTGCACCTTTTCGTGGATTTGTGGAGGAAAGAGCCCTTCAGAGTCGATCCGGTTCAACTGCTcctattcttttcttctttggttgtAGAAATGAAGAAAATGACTTCTTGTACCGAGATTTTTGGCTGTTTCATTCACAAAAGGGTGGAGTTCTTTCTGAAGAAAAAGGTGGCGGCTTTTTTGCTGCCTTCTCCAGAGACCAGCAACAGAAGGTTTATGTGCAGCATAAAATGAGAGAACAAAGCTTTAAGATATGGAATCTATTAACCGAGGGGGCGGCTGTGTATGTCGCGGGCTCTGCCAATAAAATGCCTTCTGATGTGCTGTTGGCATTTGAAGAAATTGTATCTAAAGAAGGCGGGGTTCCAAAGGAAGCTGCTGTGAGGTGGCTTAGGGCATTGGAAAAGGCAGGGAAGTATCATGTTGAGGCATGGTCTTAA
- the LOC107860036 gene encoding NADPH-dependent diflavin oxidoreductase 1 isoform X4, translated as MRRRGFSTLPHQKEEMIFMSTIRRNEELCWRYYSLRRHTKKQEVGPVLLEAKLVLEDFPSVQMPFEWKRTGLCSSWLAVLDPQKRVLIPAWFQKGSLPSPSPSLPLILVGPGTGCAPFRGFVEERALQSRSGSTAPILFFFGCRNEENDFLYRDFWLFHSQKGGVLSEEKGGGFFAAFSRDQQQKVYVQHKMREQSFKIWNLLTEGAAVYVAGSANKMPSDVLLAFEEIVSKEGGVPKEAAVRWLRALEKAGKYHVEAWS; from the exons ATGAGAAGGAGAGGCTTCAGTACTTTGCCTCACCAGAAGGAAGAGATGATCTTTATGAGTACAATCAGAAGGAACGAAGAACTGTGTTGGAG GTACTATAGTTTAAGAAGACATACTAAGAAGCAAGAAGTTGGCCCAGTTCTTTTGGAAGCAAAACTG GTATTGGAGGATTTTCCATCCGTTCAGATGCCATTTGAATG GAAGCGCACAGGTCTTTGCTCGTCATGGCTAGCTGTACTTGATCCTCAGAAAA GAGTCCTCATCCCGGCATGGTTTCAAAAAGGTTCTCTTCCTTCCCCTTCACCTTCACTTCCTCTAATTCTAGTTGGACCTGGCACAGGGTGTGCACCTTTTCGTGGATTTGTGGAGGAAAGAGCCCTTCAGAGTCGATCCGGTTCAACTGCTcctattcttttcttctttggttgtAGAAATGAAGAAAATGACTTCTTGTACCGAGATTTTTGGCTGTTTCATTCACAAAAGGGTGGAGTTCTTTCTGAAGAAAAAGGTGGCGGCTTTTTTGCTGCCTTCTCCAGAGACCAGCAACAGAAGGTTTATGTGCAGCATAAAATGAGAGAACAAAGCTTTAAGATATGGAATCTATTAACCGAGGGGGCGGCTGTGTATGTCGCGGGCTCTGCCAATAAAATGCCTTCTGATGTGCTGTTGGCATTTGAAGAAATTGTATCTAAAGAAGGCGGGGTTCCAAAGGAAGCTGCTGTGAGGTGGCTTAGGGCATTGGAAAAGGCAGGGAAGTATCATGTTGAGGCATGGTCTTAA
- the LOC107860039 gene encoding IST1-like protein: protein MGLFGRKFKASKVAKLAKLAISRISILKNQYQVRCSLARSDVSQLLHLGRHEDALHRVELVIKEQNTVDALAMMEKYCHLLIEKRVLIKTKGECPDELAEAISSLIFAASRWGEFPELHEVREIFTSRYGNEFAAQCVELRNNCSVQPKMIPKLSKCHTGSGKRRDMLNDIAADCGITLRRG from the exons ATGGGACTCTTTGGAAGAAAATTCAAGGCATCAAAAGTTGCAAAACTAGCTAAGCTTGCCATCTCAAGGATTTCCATTCTCAAAAACCAATACCAAGTTAGGTGTTCACTCGCCCGTTCTGATGTTTCTCAACTTCTTCATCTTGGTCGCCATGAAGATGCCCTTCATCGA GTTGAGCTTGTTATCAAGGAACAGAACACTGTCGATGCACTTGCAATGATGGAGAAGTACTGCCATCTCCTAATAGAAAAAAGGGTGCTGATAAAAACTAAAGG GGAATGCCCTGACGAGCTCGCGGAGGCAATCTCAAGCTTGATTTTTGCAGCTTCAAGATGGGGAGAATTCCCAGAGCTGCATGAAGTTCGTGAGATTTTCACCTCAAGATATGGGAACGAATTTGCTGCTCAATGTGTTGAATTAAGAAATAATTGTAGTGTGCAGCCAAAG ATGATACCCAAGCTATCAAAATGTCACACAGGGTCAGGGAAAAGACGCGATATGCTTAATGATATTGCTGCTGATTGTGGTATCACTCTGCGTAGAGGATGA